One window of the Runella slithyformis DSM 19594 genome contains the following:
- a CDS encoding ThuA domain-containing protein — translation MKQLIAAIICVFWLTAGTVAQEVLIVADEIPAMQVLAKALKAQEGIRTRVIFQNDLPASLTGFRAVIVYIHKDIDSGPEKAFIEYAKNGGKLIVLHHSISSAKRKNAEWFPMLGLDLPKKDVSEGGYKYVGDITMEVVNLAPAHFITTHKITYPSSIAYTREGQREEKELPGFVLPKTEAFLNHDLKSPRTILLGCKMTDAAGKVWMQDRSAWCMPFEKGWVFYSQPGHTEADFENPIYARIIANAVIYKR, via the coding sequence ATGAAACAATTAATTGCTGCGATTATTTGTGTCTTTTGGCTAACCGCCGGAACTGTTGCGCAGGAAGTGTTGATCGTGGCCGACGAGATTCCCGCCATGCAGGTGTTGGCCAAAGCATTGAAGGCTCAGGAAGGAATCCGTACAAGAGTCATTTTTCAAAATGACTTACCGGCATCATTGACGGGTTTTCGGGCGGTGATCGTTTACATTCACAAAGACATAGATTCCGGACCCGAAAAAGCATTTATTGAGTACGCAAAAAACGGCGGCAAACTCATTGTGCTGCATCATTCCATCAGTTCGGCTAAACGAAAAAATGCCGAATGGTTTCCAATGTTAGGACTTGATTTGCCCAAAAAAGACGTCAGCGAAGGCGGCTATAAATACGTAGGTGACATTACGATGGAAGTGGTCAATCTGGCCCCCGCCCATTTTATAACCACCCATAAAATCACCTATCCGTCCTCCATTGCGTATACGCGCGAGGGGCAACGCGAAGAAAAAGAGCTTCCGGGTTTTGTGTTGCCAAAGACCGAAGCTTTTCTGAATCATGACCTTAAATCCCCGCGCACCATTTTATTGGGATGTAAGATGACGGATGCTGCCGGCAAGGTTTGGATGCAGGACCGCTCCGCCTGGTGTATGCCGTTCGAAAAAGGCTGGGTATTTTACAGTCAGCCGGGACATACCGAGGCTGATTTTGAAAATCCGATTTATGCCCGCATCATTGCCAATGCGGTGATTTATAAACGGTAA
- a CDS encoding LytR/AlgR family response regulator transcription factor, translated as MKVLILEDEALSAKRASQLLTEFDPSIEVIEPLESIEEAVVWLRNNPEPDLILLDIHLSDGLCFNLFERVSVKSPVIFTTAYDQYTLQAFKINSIDYLLKPLDKAELNNALSKYHTLMQDRKSISSFDIQRIKQTIQSLSKKYKNRFLVKFGDTILFKNINEVAYFFADDKVVYLVTNEGRKYLIDYNLESLEELLDPQLFFRINRKLIVGIDAVQKVKTLLNSRLQVFLKPVFDQDMYVSKEKSPEFKVWLDN; from the coding sequence ATGAAAGTTTTGATTTTAGAAGACGAGGCACTCTCCGCCAAGAGAGCATCCCAATTGCTGACCGAATTTGATCCTTCCATTGAAGTGATCGAACCGCTGGAGTCCATCGAGGAAGCCGTTGTCTGGCTTCGAAACAATCCCGAACCTGACCTGATACTGCTCGACATTCATTTGTCAGATGGTCTGTGTTTTAATCTCTTTGAACGCGTTTCCGTCAAAAGTCCCGTCATTTTTACCACGGCTTATGACCAATATACCTTACAGGCGTTTAAAATCAACAGCATTGATTACCTGCTCAAACCGCTGGACAAAGCCGAGCTGAACAACGCGCTCTCCAAATACCATACCCTGATGCAGGATCGGAAAAGTATTTCTTCTTTCGATATTCAGCGTATCAAACAGACCATCCAATCGCTCAGCAAAAAATACAAGAACCGTTTTTTGGTTAAATTCGGTGATACCATTCTCTTTAAGAATATCAACGAAGTGGCTTATTTTTTTGCCGACGACAAGGTGGTCTATCTCGTAACCAACGAAGGTCGAAAGTACTTGATTGATTATAATTTAGAAAGTTTGGAGGAGTTATTGGACCCACAATTGTTTTTTCGGATCAACCGAAAACTGATTGTGGGCATTGACGCTGTTCAGAAGGTGAAGACCCTGCTCAACAGCCGCCTTCAAGTGTTTCTGAAACCCGTCTTTGATCAGGATATGTACGTAAGCAAAGAAAAAAGCCCCGAATTTAAAGTATGGTTGGATAATTAA
- a CDS encoding sensor histidine kinase has protein sequence MFSIRYRFVYMFLLGAYSFANILLVEAFEHYPIETGKTELFFLFIAVVIGIWEGNRILDHYLSQKYIKPFWKRITYNFAGSIIITLLVTLLLGGLTSFLTISPHWQDWVLPLKLLLMICFRINLFLNTVHVIYLYHHQLENSHREVANYKKISTQAQLQALKNQVNPHFLFNNLSVLSALIPTDANASVEFVRQFSRVYRYLLKSHEKEIVELSEELSFTDSYLYLLKTRFASGLVVDVRIPPSGISAYIVPVSLQMLVENAVKHNVVAKNKPLYLEIFSHDDVSITVKNNLQLKPVDKEESTKLGLSNIVKRYDFLGRKGIQIQQTDDFFSVTLPLIRIKKPIPSGGNVLPDFSSTNE, from the coding sequence ATGTTTTCCATCCGCTACCGTTTTGTGTACATGTTTTTATTGGGAGCTTATTCCTTTGCGAATATTCTGCTGGTTGAGGCGTTTGAGCATTATCCCATCGAAACCGGAAAAACGGAATTGTTTTTCCTTTTCATTGCGGTTGTCATCGGTATTTGGGAAGGAAACAGGATATTGGACCACTATCTTTCCCAAAAATACATCAAACCTTTTTGGAAACGGATTACCTACAATTTTGCCGGCAGTATCATCATTACGCTGCTCGTTACCCTCTTATTAGGCGGGCTCACCTCTTTTCTGACCATCTCTCCCCATTGGCAGGATTGGGTTCTGCCTCTGAAACTGCTGCTCATGATCTGCTTTCGTATCAATCTGTTTCTCAACACGGTTCATGTCATTTATTTATACCATCATCAACTGGAAAACAGTCATCGAGAAGTGGCGAATTATAAAAAAATAAGCACACAAGCCCAATTGCAGGCCCTTAAGAATCAAGTAAATCCACACTTTCTATTCAATAATCTAAGCGTATTGAGCGCATTGATTCCCACCGATGCCAATGCATCGGTGGAGTTCGTGCGTCAGTTTTCAAGAGTCTACCGCTACCTGTTAAAGAGCCATGAAAAAGAAATTGTTGAATTAAGTGAAGAACTTAGTTTTACCGACTCTTATCTTTACTTACTCAAAACCCGATTTGCTTCGGGCCTGGTAGTTGATGTCCGCATCCCACCTTCGGGCATTTCTGCGTATATTGTGCCGGTATCGCTGCAAATGCTCGTCGAAAATGCTGTTAAGCACAACGTGGTTGCCAAAAATAAACCACTATACCTCGAAATTTTCAGTCATGACGACGTAAGTATTACGGTCAAAAACAATTTACAGCTTAAACCGGTTGACAAGGAAGAATCCACAAAGTTGGGATTGAGCAATATCGTGAAAAGGTATGATTTTTTGGGCCGAAAAGGAATTCAAATTCAGCAAACCGACGATTTTTTCAGCGTCACCCTTCCGCTGATTCGCATCAAAAAGCCTATACCTTCCGGCGGCAACGTTCTTCCCGATTTTTCGTCAACGAATGAATAG
- a CDS encoding DUF7678 domain-containing protein, whose amino-acid sequence MANNEYSESSRTEHEYIKQTRVDSEYLLSLKSEQAINTVLGWHGGKIGKYRYEVNVSKKSSKLGINNGKVWKLCIWDGEKGMAKGCVVNYDGGWQIRPDKEFEPYVKQILKIYD is encoded by the coding sequence ATGGCGAATAATGAATACTCCGAAAGTTCGCGGACAGAACACGAATATATCAAACAAACGAGGGTTGACAGCGAGTATTTACTGAGTTTAAAATCAGAACAGGCCATAAACACAGTACTTGGATGGCACGGCGGCAAAATTGGGAAATACCGATATGAAGTAAATGTTTCCAAAAAATCCTCGAAACTTGGAATTAACAACGGGAAAGTATGGAAACTTTGTATTTGGGACGGAGAAAAAGGAATGGCCAAAGGTTGTGTAGTCAATTATGACGGAGGATGGCAGATAAGACCTGATAAAGAATTTGAACCCTATGTCAAACAGATATTGAAAATATACGATTAA
- a CDS encoding fasciclin domain-containing protein, with product MKTPFKSTSLTTCFAAAAIALTLMSCNDDDSPSTPALGNIAGVASADPQFSTLVGALTKADLVTTLQGTGPFTVFAPNNAAFTKAGITSLDPLTKDALTPILTSHVISGTVKAADVKSGTVKTVNPNNDIYLSKNAEGVFINGNIKVVATDVNASNGVIHVIDNVIVPPTQSLVQVAQGNTNFSELVSLVLAADPAVATALASASANGLTVFAPTNAAFTELYKTTPKATLLAPANKALLTNVLLYHVVPGRVFSTDLPNVSGEVTTANPAGKLTFNLSGGAKVVGKTSGASNITAANILATNGVVHVIDKVLIP from the coding sequence ATGAAAACACCATTCAAAAGTACTTCTCTGACCACCTGTTTTGCGGCGGCAGCCATTGCTCTCACACTAATGTCGTGCAATGATGATGATTCTCCGTCAACCCCTGCCCTTGGCAACATCGCCGGCGTAGCCTCGGCCGATCCGCAGTTTTCGACCCTTGTCGGAGCGCTGACCAAAGCTGATTTGGTCACTACATTACAGGGAACCGGGCCGTTTACGGTATTCGCCCCCAATAATGCCGCCTTTACCAAGGCGGGCATTACAAGCTTAGACCCATTGACCAAAGATGCCCTGACCCCCATTTTAACATCGCACGTAATCAGCGGTACCGTCAAAGCAGCCGATGTGAAAAGCGGTACCGTAAAAACCGTCAATCCCAATAATGACATTTATCTGTCAAAAAATGCGGAGGGGGTATTTATCAACGGCAACATTAAAGTGGTCGCAACCGATGTGAACGCCTCCAACGGCGTCATCCACGTCATTGACAATGTGATTGTACCGCCCACCCAATCATTGGTTCAGGTAGCACAGGGCAATACCAATTTTTCCGAGTTGGTATCGCTTGTGCTGGCCGCCGACCCGGCCGTAGCCACGGCGCTTGCGTCTGCTTCCGCCAATGGACTGACGGTTTTTGCCCCTACCAATGCGGCGTTTACGGAGTTATACAAGACCACGCCCAAAGCTACGTTGCTTGCCCCGGCCAATAAAGCACTTCTTACAAATGTATTGCTTTACCATGTGGTACCGGGGCGGGTTTTTTCAACGGACCTCCCCAACGTTTCGGGTGAAGTGACCACCGCCAATCCCGCCGGTAAACTGACCTTCAACCTTTCGGGCGGAGCAAAAGTAGTAGGAAAAACCAGCGGTGCTTCCAACATTACAGCGGCAAACATTCTCGCCACCAACGGCGTTGTCCACGTGATAGATAAAGTGTTAATTCCTTAA